From the genome of Streptococcus marmotae, one region includes:
- a CDS encoding site-specific DNA-methyltransferase, whose protein sequence is MQQAINFDKLKDLLSHQITEGRETYEFTWVGKRTAMAEAAKPTSKTLRPDLDESVDFEKSSNVFITGDNLEVLKILQESYLGKIDMIYIDPPYNTGKDFVYSDKFQKTQEELDDDMGLRDEEGRQVVGLTKNEKSSARYHSDWLNMMYPRLRLARNLLKDSGVIFISIDDNEQANLKALCDEIFGEENFVANLARKVMEGGKSDSKGIAIEHEYCLVYLKKHGRELNKKTSERLSHYNKKDDFFNERGYYYLKPLENGGLGYVKSLDYPIQGPDGQDIYPGGVYGDNGYRWVWGRAKFLNALELGMIEFVKSQKDSSKYKVYYKIYEKVDTNGNKSERTLPYSSLYLDGFTNRQAVNEIKKLFNNKRYFDYPKPSNFIKEAIKMSADVNSLVLDFFAGSATTADAVMQLNAEDGGNRKYILCTLDEAVADKSPAKEAGFETIDQISRERIRRAAAKIRDEQPDKAAELDLGFKAYRLDSSNFKDVTHKPGETRQQNLFDEVSNIKEGRSDLDILLQVMLSWGLELSDTIEKRVIEGVTVYDVAEGGLLATFSDHVPDGVIRVMAQEKPLRAIFRDSSFKTSAEKINLTEIFKELSPSTKVKVV, encoded by the coding sequence TTGCAGCAGGCGATCAACTTTGACAAGCTCAAAGACCTACTCTCGCACCAAATCACCGAAGGCCGAGAGACCTATGAGTTTACTTGGGTCGGCAAGCGTACTGCCATGGCAGAGGCCGCCAAACCCACAAGCAAGACATTAAGACCAGATCTTGATGAAAGTGTTGACTTTGAAAAGAGCAGCAATGTCTTTATCACTGGGGACAATCTGGAAGTCCTGAAAATCCTACAGGAATCCTACCTTGGGAAGATCGATATGATCTACATCGATCCACCCTACAATACCGGCAAGGACTTTGTCTATTCGGATAAATTCCAAAAGACACAAGAAGAACTAGATGACGACATGGGTCTACGCGATGAAGAAGGGCGACAAGTCGTCGGTCTGACCAAGAATGAAAAAAGCTCAGCCCGCTACCACTCGGACTGGCTCAATATGATGTACCCACGCCTCCGCCTTGCCCGCAACCTCCTAAAAGATAGCGGCGTTATCTTTATCTCGATTGATGACAACGAACAAGCCAACCTAAAAGCCCTCTGCGATGAAATCTTTGGGGAGGAGAATTTTGTAGCGAATTTAGCTCGTAAAGTAATGGAGGGAGGGAAGTCAGATTCTAAAGGTATAGCTATAGAACATGAATATTGTTTGGTATATTTAAAAAAGCATGGTAGAGAGTTAAATAAAAAAACTAGTGAGAGACTATCCCATTATAATAAAAAAGATGATTTTTTTAATGAAAGAGGGTATTACTATCTAAAGCCTTTAGAAAATGGTGGTTTAGGTTATGTTAAGTCATTAGACTACCCTATACAAGGTCCAGATGGACAAGATATATATCCTGGAGGAGTTTATGGAGATAATGGCTATCGTTGGGTGTGGGGAAGAGCGAAATTCTTAAATGCTTTAGAGTTAGGAATGATTGAGTTTGTGAAATCACAGAAAGATTCCTCGAAATATAAGGTATATTATAAAATTTATGAAAAAGTTGACACAAATGGAAATAAATCTGAACGAACTTTACCCTACTCATCTCTTTATCTAGATGGTTTTACTAATAGACAGGCTGTAAATGAAATAAAAAAATTATTCAATAATAAAAGATATTTTGATTATCCTAAGCCATCAAATTTTATTAAAGAAGCTATAAAAATGTCTGCTGATGTTAATTCTCTCGTCCTCGACTTCTTTGCTGGTTCGGCAACAACGGCAGATGCTGTCATGCAGTTAAATGCTGAGGACGGTGGCAATCGTAAGTATATCCTTTGTACACTGGATGAAGCAGTTGCCGATAAGTCGCCCGCTAAAGAAGCTGGTTTTGAGACTATTGACCAGATTTCACGGGAGCGGATCCGCCGTGCGGCCGCCAAAATCCGTGACGAACAGCCCGATAAGGCAGCTGAGCTAGACCTAGGCTTTAAGGCCTATCGCTTAGATAGCTCCAACTTCAAAGATGTGACGCACAAGCCAGGGGAAACCAGGCAGCAAAACCTCTTTGATGAAGTTTCAAACATCAAGGAAGGTCGGAGTGATTTGGATATTCTCCTGCAAGTCATGCTAAGCTGGGGGTTGGAGTTGTCTGACACCATTGAAAAGAGAGTGATAGAAGGAGTCACGGTCTATGATGTGGCTGAAGGCGGACTACTCGCGACCTTCTCTGACCATGTACCAGACGGCGTTATTCGTGTTATGGCACAGGAAAAACCACTCCGTGCCATTTTCCGCGACAGCTCCTTTAAGACCAGTGCTGAGAAAATCAACCTCACCGAAATCTTCAAAGAACTCTCACCAAGCACCAAAGTAAAGGTGGTGTAG
- a CDS encoding DUF3114 domain-containing protein, producing the protein MWQILSKRKWEFSQIGLEERYRIAGQFLALKAQGWSDQVLTKLVASKWDLADSRIGSALFRELWQLEKNYLPPRQLLEIVIAIVGMPDDVSGELAENQALVARFHPNLAPHDPFWWDLSHVVDQTFPGTSMAEKDLLARKVHQLRYVISSQQAEYIRQYVKKVGETDSRALARYLRKIYPWWSWKKDYTIGTSARLHNKLKFENGEKRYPSGYSSFNIKILIHFHTEFILDSRGNFLNEMDAQKVDEIGIVNGASFNYGKAGKRHWDLDVDTVGPHDPVFRNQATKGFRAPNRSGKCEADYDRSYFNPQGLYAENALSNYQQTKLVVREFKRMMRGD; encoded by the coding sequence ATGTGGCAAATCTTATCGAAACGCAAGTGGGAATTTAGCCAGATAGGGCTGGAAGAACGCTACCGTATAGCAGGGCAATTTTTAGCTTTAAAGGCTCAAGGCTGGTCAGACCAAGTCCTGACTAAGCTAGTAGCCTCAAAATGGGATCTGGCAGACAGTCGGATTGGCTCAGCTTTGTTTCGTGAGCTGTGGCAGTTGGAAAAAAATTATTTGCCTCCTAGACAGCTCTTGGAGATTGTCATTGCTATCGTGGGAATGCCAGATGATGTGTCAGGAGAATTGGCTGAAAATCAAGCCCTAGTCGCTCGTTTTCATCCGAATCTTGCTCCTCATGATCCTTTTTGGTGGGACTTGTCCCATGTTGTTGATCAAACCTTTCCAGGAACGAGTATGGCAGAAAAAGACTTACTGGCAAGGAAAGTCCATCAACTGCGTTATGTTATCTCTAGTCAGCAGGCCGAGTATATCCGCCAGTATGTGAAAAAAGTGGGAGAAACAGATAGCCGTGCTCTTGCACGTTATCTGCGAAAAATCTATCCTTGGTGGTCTTGGAAGAAGGATTATACAATCGGAACGTCTGCTCGCTTGCATAACAAGCTCAAGTTTGAAAATGGTGAAAAGCGGTATCCGTCAGGCTATTCGTCCTTTAATATCAAGATTTTGATTCATTTTCATACGGAATTTATCCTTGACAGTAGAGGTAACTTTCTCAATGAAATGGATGCTCAGAAAGTAGATGAAATCGGGATTGTCAATGGGGCTAGTTTTAACTATGGTAAGGCTGGTAAACGCCACTGGGACTTGGATGTTGATACGGTTGGCCCTCATGATCCCGTTTTTCGAAATCAAGCTACCAAAGGCTTTCGAGCGCCCAATCGTAGCGGTAAATGTGAAGCTGATTATGACCGTAGCTATTTTAACCCGCAAGGATTGTATGCGGAAAATGCCCTATCCAACTATCAACAGACCAAGTTGGTTGTAAGAGAGTTTAAACGCATGATGAGGGGAGATTGA
- a CDS encoding helicase-related protein, with protein sequence MDLEIDNRSVRLGDELKKVLQPNSRVKIAAATFSMFAYKALKEELEQIEELQFIFTNPTFVTDGSKKEFREYAIPKKKREHSVFGAAYELKLMNELTQKALARECADWVRRKVRFKSINVDEEINDGLRIETERETYAVDRLRNFDMKELGYEASRFKMTRNLYSSPQSQAYLQEFEENWQDDEYFRDVTEEILDNLSLAYKEQTPEFLYYVMLYNIFSEFLEDVQEDHFPNEGVKYRESKVWNLLYDFQKDAVVSIISKLEKYNGCILADSVGLGKTFTALAVMTYYAYRGKRILVLCPKKLENNWNMYRHDYKNNPIYDRYLQYDVLYHTDLSREKGQSNGIDLALNRWDTYDLVVIDESHNFRNGGNETQEDGRENRYNRLMNRIIKEGVPTKVLMLSATPVNNRFNDLKNQIALAYEGDVAKIDDKLETKSSINDIFRLAQMEYNKWADLPAEERTTTRLLERLDFDFFKVLDSVTIARSRKHIREFYDNQAIGDFPTRLKPKNYYPNLTVDGEKVTYKEIYGLLSRLNLMIYQPSFYIHPSKLAKYDQSGGKGSNLTQIGRERGMQKLMMINLLKRLESSVEAFRYTMVEVVKAYIDKTLQAIERFEQSGAQGFIEEFNPDEADFDMEDSNTDYFVGKKIQIALQDMDYLSWKVELMEDAAILAEMEQLIQQISPANDAKLQELYKLIDEKMAQPINEGNQKLIIFSAFATTTHYLYQHVSRYVSKKYGLHTAQISGVTGFTTTLPTKHKDLNSLLTYFSPRSKSKELLFPDDEGEIDILIATDVISEGQNLQDADMLVNYDIHWNPVRIIQRFGRIDRIGSRNTYIQLVNFWPNIELDEYIDLKSRVETRMKISVLTATGDDNILSSEEQDETNYRKKQLERLKEEVVDLEDMSDGISIMDLGFEEYRMDMLRYLKEHPDLERVPKGLQTVVKASDQHPEGVIFLLKNVAETKGLSQKNRLHPYYLVYMAEAGQVVIPISEVKTMLETMRALCKGKKQPDDDLVQVFKQATNDGQEMSSYSDLLQQAIEQLVESDEASFIDSLFSASQLDFGKGIEGMDDFELICFFVVIKGGDQ encoded by the coding sequence GTGGATTTGGAAATTGATAATCGTTCTGTTCGCTTAGGTGATGAATTGAAAAAAGTTCTGCAGCCCAATAGTCGGGTGAAGATTGCAGCGGCAACTTTTTCCATGTTTGCTTATAAGGCTCTCAAAGAAGAGCTGGAGCAGATAGAAGAGTTGCAATTTATCTTTACCAATCCAACATTTGTCACGGACGGCAGCAAAAAGGAATTTCGTGAGTATGCGATTCCCAAGAAAAAACGGGAACATTCTGTCTTTGGTGCGGCCTATGAACTAAAGCTGATGAATGAGTTGACCCAGAAAGCTCTGGCACGTGAATGTGCAGACTGGGTGCGACGCAAGGTTCGGTTTAAGTCCATCAATGTTGACGAGGAAATCAACGATGGCCTTCGGATTGAGACAGAAAGGGAAACCTATGCTGTTGACCGCTTGAGAAACTTTGATATGAAAGAGTTGGGCTATGAAGCGTCTCGCTTTAAAATGACACGCAATCTCTACTCATCCCCGCAAAGTCAAGCCTACTTGCAGGAATTTGAAGAAAATTGGCAAGACGATGAGTATTTCCGTGATGTGACGGAGGAGATTTTGGACAATCTGAGTCTGGCCTATAAGGAGCAAACGCCTGAATTTCTCTACTATGTCATGCTCTACAATATCTTTAGTGAGTTTTTAGAAGATGTACAAGAAGACCACTTTCCAAATGAGGGGGTCAAATACCGTGAGAGCAAGGTCTGGAATCTGCTCTATGATTTCCAAAAAGATGCGGTTGTTTCCATTATTTCAAAATTAGAAAAGTACAATGGCTGTATTTTAGCGGACTCGGTGGGACTGGGGAAAACCTTTACTGCTCTAGCTGTCATGACCTACTATGCTTATCGTGGCAAGCGAATCTTGGTACTCTGTCCGAAAAAGCTGGAAAACAACTGGAATATGTACCGGCATGATTACAAGAACAATCCGATTTACGACCGCTATTTGCAGTATGATGTCCTTTATCATACGGATTTGAGCCGGGAGAAGGGACAGTCAAATGGGATCGATCTGGCCCTCAACCGTTGGGATACCTATGATTTAGTCGTCATTGATGAATCGCATAATTTCCGCAATGGTGGCAATGAGACGCAAGAAGATGGGCGGGAAAATCGCTACAACCGCTTGATGAATCGGATTATCAAAGAAGGGGTGCCGACCAAGGTTCTCATGCTATCCGCAACACCGGTGAATAATCGCTTCAATGATTTGAAAAATCAGATTGCCCTTGCTTATGAAGGCGATGTTGCAAAAATTGATGATAAGCTAGAGACCAAGTCTTCGATCAACGATATTTTCCGCTTGGCCCAGATGGAGTACAACAAATGGGCAGACTTACCAGCAGAAGAGCGGACAACCACGCGTCTCCTCGAGCGTTTGGATTTTGACTTTTTCAAGGTTTTAGATAGTGTCACCATCGCCAGAAGCCGCAAGCATATCCGAGAATTTTATGACAATCAGGCAATCGGTGATTTTCCAACTCGTCTCAAACCGAAAAACTACTATCCAAATCTGACAGTAGACGGGGAGAAGGTGACCTATAAAGAGATTTATGGCTTGCTGTCTCGTCTCAATCTTATGATTTATCAGCCGAGCTTTTACATCCATCCATCTAAGCTGGCCAAGTATGACCAGTCTGGCGGAAAAGGCTCCAATCTGACGCAAATCGGCCGTGAGCGTGGTATGCAAAAGCTGATGATGATCAATCTCTTGAAACGCTTGGAAAGTTCTGTCGAAGCCTTTCGCTATACGATGGTTGAGGTGGTCAAGGCCTACATTGACAAAACCTTGCAGGCGATTGAGCGGTTTGAGCAATCGGGTGCCCAAGGATTTATCGAGGAGTTCAATCCTGATGAGGCTGATTTTGACATGGAAGATAGCAATACGGACTACTTTGTCGGCAAGAAAATCCAAATCGCTCTTCAGGATATGGACTATCTAAGCTGGAAAGTGGAGCTGATGGAAGACGCTGCGATTCTTGCGGAAATGGAGCAGTTAATCCAGCAGATTTCCCCAGCAAATGATGCGAAACTCCAAGAGCTCTATAAGCTCATCGATGAGAAGATGGCACAGCCTATCAATGAGGGCAATCAAAAACTGATTATTTTCAGTGCCTTTGCGACGACCACCCACTATCTCTACCAGCATGTGAGTCGCTATGTGTCTAAAAAGTACGGCCTTCATACGGCTCAGATCTCAGGAGTGACAGGCTTTACGACGACTTTGCCGACCAAGCACAAGGATTTGAATTCCCTTTTGACCTATTTTTCACCCCGGTCCAAGTCCAAGGAACTTCTCTTTCCAGATGATGAGGGAGAAATTGACATTTTGATTGCGACCGATGTGATTTCAGAAGGGCAAAACTTACAGGATGCGGATATGCTGGTCAACTATGATATCCACTGGAATCCAGTCCGCATTATCCAGCGTTTTGGACGGATTGACCGGATTGGGAGCCGTAATACCTACATCCAGCTGGTCAACTTCTGGCCCAATATCGAGCTGGACGAGTATATCGATCTCAAATCGCGTGTGGAGACTCGGATGAAGATTTCTGTCTTGACCGCCACAGGAGATGACAATATCTTGTCAAGCGAGGAGCAGGATGAGACCAACTATCGGAAGAAACAGCTCGAACGCTTGAAAGAGGAAGTCGTGGACCTGGAAGACATGAGCGACGGGATTTCCATCATGGACTTGGGCTTTGAAGAGTACCGCATGGACATGCTGCGTTATCTAAAGGAACACCCAGACCTTGAGCGAGTGCCAAAGGGCTTGCAGACAGTGGTGAAAGCAAGTGACCAGCACCCAGAAGGGGTCATCTTTCTCTTGAAAAATGTCGCAGAGACCAAGGGACTCAGTCAGAAAAATCGTCTGCACCCTTACTATCTGGTCTACATGGCAGAGGCCGGTCAGGTGGTCATTCCTATCTCAGAAGTCAAAACGATGCTGGAAACCATGCGTGCCTTATGCAAGGGGAAAAAACAGCCAGATGATGACCTGGTCCAAGTCTTTAAGCAAGCTACCAATGATGGGCAGGAGATGTCGTCTTATTCGGACTTGCTCCAGCAAGCCATTGAGCAGCTGGTGGAAAGTGATGAGGCTTCCTTTATCGACTCTCTCTTTAGTGCTAGTCAGCTGGACTTTGGTAAGGGAATCGAGGGGATGGATGATTTTGAACTCATCTGTTTCTTTGTCGTCATTAAGGGAGGCGACCAATGA
- a CDS encoding CFI-box-CTERM domain-containing protein, whose product MSFDTKREATEYIKSKTGFFGDPVDYYEIRETGGCYLTTATVDYMGLADEGAELTALRDFRDRYLLTFEEGEKDVEHYYQIAPQLVKIIQQSDRRAELLNSIYQDLILPCLTLIKEGKFAETHQLYKNYTLALEKELLH is encoded by the coding sequence ATGTCCTTTGATACAAAGCGAGAAGCGACAGAGTATATCAAGAGTAAGACAGGATTCTTTGGAGATCCTGTGGATTACTACGAGATTAGGGAAACTGGTGGCTGCTATTTGACGACTGCTACCGTAGATTACATGGGATTGGCAGATGAAGGCGCGGAACTAACTGCCTTACGAGATTTTCGTGATCGCTACCTTCTCACCTTCGAAGAAGGCGAGAAAGATGTTGAGCATTATTATCAAATCGCCCCTCAGCTTGTCAAAATAATTCAACAATCCGACCGCAGGGCAGAGCTCCTCAACAGTATCTACCAAGATTTGATTCTCCCTTGCCTCACGCTCATCAAGGAAGGAAAATTCGCCGAAACTCATCAACTGTATAAGAACTATACACTGGCACTTGAAAAAGAATTGCTCCATTAG
- the adhP gene encoding alcohol dehydrogenase AdhP, which translates to MKAVVVNPESTGVEVVEKELRPLEAGEALVEIEYCGVCHTDLHVAHGDFGQVPGRILGHEGIGIVKEIAPDVKSLKVGDRVSVAWFFEGCGACEYCNTGRETLCRTVKNAGYSVDGGMAEQCIVTADYAVKVPENLDPAQASSITCAGVTTYKAIKEAQLAPGQWIALFGAGGLGNLAVQYAKKVFNAHVIAIDINNDKLELAKQVGADIVINGREVEDVAGLIQEKTGGAHSAVVTAVSKVAFNQAIDSVRAGGRVVAVGLPSEMMDLSIVKTVLDGIQVVGSLVGTRKDLEEAFQFGAEGLVVPVVQTRPVEDAPAIFDEMTEGTIQGRMVLDFTH; encoded by the coding sequence ATGAAAGCTGTTGTTGTAAATCCTGAATCTACTGGTGTAGAAGTTGTCGAAAAAGAACTGCGTCCACTAGAGGCTGGCGAAGCCCTCGTTGAAATTGAATATTGTGGTGTTTGCCACACAGACCTTCACGTAGCTCACGGTGACTTTGGGCAAGTGCCTGGTCGTATCCTCGGACATGAAGGAATTGGGATCGTCAAAGAAATCGCTCCAGATGTGAAAAGCTTGAAAGTCGGCGATCGTGTTAGTGTAGCCTGGTTCTTCGAAGGTTGTGGTGCTTGCGAATACTGTAATACAGGTCGCGAAACACTTTGCCGTACGGTGAAAAATGCTGGTTACTCTGTTGACGGAGGAATGGCTGAACAATGTATCGTCACTGCTGACTATGCGGTCAAAGTTCCTGAAAACCTCGACCCAGCCCAAGCAAGCTCTATCACTTGTGCCGGCGTAACGACTTACAAAGCCATCAAAGAAGCTCAACTCGCTCCAGGTCAATGGATTGCTCTCTTTGGAGCAGGTGGACTTGGAAACTTGGCTGTTCAATATGCGAAGAAAGTCTTCAACGCCCATGTTATCGCCATTGATATCAATAATGATAAATTAGAATTAGCGAAACAGGTCGGAGCCGACATCGTCATCAACGGACGTGAGGTAGAAGATGTGGCTGGTCTGATTCAAGAAAAAACAGGCGGTGCTCACTCCGCTGTTGTAACAGCTGTCTCAAAAGTTGCCTTTAACCAAGCTATCGATAGTGTCCGTGCTGGCGGCCGTGTCGTAGCTGTTGGTCTTCCATCTGAAATGATGGACCTCAGCATCGTCAAGACTGTCCTTGACGGCATTCAAGTCGTTGGCTCTCTTGTCGGAACTCGCAAAGACCTCGAAGAAGCCTTCCAATTTGGGGCGGAAGGACTCGTTGTCCCAGTCGTTCAAACTCGTCCAGTCGAAGACGCTCCTGCTATCTTTGACGAAATGACTGAAGGAACGATTCAAGGTCGGATGGTACTTGATTTCACTCACTAA
- a CDS encoding DUF4391 domain-containing protein: MITLPERTRLPQEQVVYEPHKRGNSAFFDHLELSPKDRQELRRQIGKLSITHLIDTKTTNIPRGQLVEQLVVIRVSLLSTQLDKDLLKQLDMRLKFYPLFVLAYPDGREELLIHYKEALSREVDGRYFRIERTFTSQEELEVRFEGRSLDEVYACLVKDIGQEQLVAKKSQNLKEVIEKSNQLAKLEKQASSLDKKMRQEKSTKKAMELRKAYKNLLLQIKEIKGE; the protein is encoded by the coding sequence ATGATTACGCTACCCGAACGAACAAGACTGCCCCAGGAGCAGGTAGTCTATGAGCCCCACAAGCGGGGCAATAGTGCCTTTTTTGACCACTTAGAGCTATCGCCCAAGGACAGGCAGGAGCTCCGCAGGCAAATCGGAAAGCTCAGCATCACCCATCTCATCGATACAAAAACGACCAATATCCCGAGAGGGCAGCTGGTAGAGCAGCTGGTCGTCATACGAGTGAGCCTCTTGAGTACTCAGCTGGACAAGGACTTGCTGAAGCAGCTCGATATGCGTTTGAAATTCTATCCCCTCTTTGTCCTTGCCTATCCAGATGGACGAGAGGAGCTACTCATCCACTACAAGGAGGCACTGAGCCGTGAGGTGGACGGTCGCTACTTTCGGATAGAGAGGACCTTTACCAGTCAGGAGGAGTTGGAAGTCCGGTTTGAGGGGAGAAGTCTCGATGAGGTCTATGCTTGTCTTGTCAAGGATATTGGGCAAGAACAGCTGGTCGCAAAGAAGAGCCAAAACCTCAAGGAAGTCATCGAAAAAAGCAATCAGCTAGCAAAGCTGGAAAAACAAGCGAGTAGCTTAGATAAGAAAATGCGTCAAGAAAAATCGACCAAGAAGGCCATGGAACTACGAAAGGCCTACAAAAACCTACTACTACAAATCAAGGAAATCAAAGGAGAATAA
- the thrS gene encoding threonine--tRNA ligase: protein MIKITFPDGAVREFESGVTTFEIAQSISNSLAKKALAGKFNGKLIDTTRAIVEDGSLEIVTPDHADALDILRHSAAHLFAQAARRLFPDIHLGVGPAIQDGFYYDTDNEAGQISNEDLAAIEEEMKKIVKENFPSIREEVSKDQAREIFKHDPYKLELIEEHSEDEGGLTIYRQGEYVDLCRGPHVPSTGRIQVFQLLNVAGAYWRGNSDNAMMQRVYGTAWFDKNDLKKYIQMREEAKERDHRKLGKELDLFMISQEVGQGLPFWLPNGATIRRTLERYITDKELASGYQHVYTPPLASVELYKTSGHWDHYSEDMFPTMDMGDGEEFVLRPMNCPHHIQVYKNHVRSYRELPVRIAELGMMHRYEKSGALSGLQRVREMTLNDGHIFVAPEQIQEEFKRALQLIIDVYADFNLTDYRFRLSYRDPEDTHKYYDNDEMWENAQSMLKAAMDDMELDYFEAEGEAAFYGPKLDIQVKTALGNEETLSTIQLDFLLPERFNLSYIGADGEEHRPVMIHRGVISTMERFTAILIETYKGAFPTWLAPTQVTLIPVSNEKHVDYAWEVAKELQNHGVRAVVDERNEKMQYKIRQSQTGKIPYQLIVGDKEMEDRAVNVRRYGHKETQTVSLADFKEQILADIANYSRAPKDA, encoded by the coding sequence ATGATAAAGATTACATTTCCAGATGGCGCTGTGCGCGAATTTGAGTCTGGTGTTACAACCTTTGAGATTGCACAATCAATTAGCAATTCTCTAGCTAAAAAGGCACTTGCTGGTAAATTCAATGGCAAATTGATTGATACCACTCGTGCGATTGTTGAAGATGGTTCACTTGAAATCGTCACTCCAGACCACGCGGATGCGCTTGACATCTTGCGTCACTCAGCAGCTCATTTATTTGCCCAAGCAGCCCGTCGCCTTTTCCCAGACATTCATTTGGGAGTTGGTCCTGCGATTCAAGACGGTTTCTACTATGACACAGACAATGAGGCTGGACAGATTTCAAACGAAGATTTGGCTGCCATTGAAGAAGAGATGAAGAAAATCGTCAAGGAGAATTTCCCAAGCATTCGTGAGGAAGTGTCAAAGGATCAAGCGCGTGAGATTTTCAAACACGATCCGTACAAATTGGAGTTGATTGAGGAGCATTCGGAGGACGAGGGTGGTTTGACCATTTACCGTCAAGGAGAATATGTAGATCTTTGCCGTGGTCCTCATGTGCCGTCAACTGGTCGTATTCAAGTCTTCCAATTGCTCAACGTAGCAGGTGCTTACTGGCGTGGAAATAGTGATAATGCCATGATGCAACGGGTCTATGGTACAGCTTGGTTTGACAAAAACGATTTGAAGAAATACATCCAAATGCGGGAAGAAGCCAAAGAACGTGATCACAGAAAACTTGGTAAAGAGCTTGATTTGTTCATGATTAGTCAGGAAGTAGGACAAGGTTTGCCTTTCTGGTTGCCAAATGGAGCGACAATCCGCCGTACCTTGGAGCGCTATATTACGGATAAGGAGTTGGCTTCTGGCTACCAACATGTTTACACTCCACCACTTGCTTCCGTTGAATTGTACAAAACATCTGGTCACTGGGATCATTATTCAGAGGATATGTTCCCAACCATGGACATGGGAGACGGTGAGGAATTCGTCCTTCGTCCAATGAACTGTCCACACCATATTCAAGTCTATAAAAATCATGTGCGTTCCTACCGCGAATTGCCAGTTCGTATTGCTGAGCTTGGGATGATGCACCGCTATGAAAAATCAGGTGCCCTTTCAGGGTTGCAACGGGTCCGTGAAATGACCTTGAATGACGGACATATCTTTGTCGCGCCAGAGCAGATTCAAGAAGAATTTAAACGGGCGCTTCAATTGATTATTGATGTGTATGCAGATTTCAACTTGACAGATTACCGATTCCGTCTGTCTTATCGTGATCCAGAAGATACACATAAATATTACGATAATGATGAAATGTGGGAAAATGCTCAATCCATGTTAAAAGCAGCCATGGATGACATGGAATTGGATTATTTTGAAGCAGAAGGAGAAGCTGCTTTCTACGGTCCAAAATTGGATATTCAAGTGAAAACAGCTCTTGGAAATGAAGAAACCTTATCGACGATTCAGCTGGATTTCTTGCTTCCAGAACGTTTTAATTTAAGCTATATTGGAGCAGACGGAGAAGAACATCGCCCAGTTATGATTCACCGTGGAGTTATCTCTACTATGGAGCGTTTCACTGCTATCTTGATTGAAACCTATAAAGGTGCCTTCCCAACTTGGCTTGCCCCAACTCAGGTCACCTTGATTCCTGTTTCTAATGAAAAACATGTGGACTACGCTTGGGAAGTCGCTAAAGAATTGCAAAATCATGGTGTACGTGCCGTTGTTGATGAGCGAAATGAAAAAATGCAGTACAAGATTCGCCAAAGTCAAACTGGTAAAATTCCATACCAATTGATTGTCGGAGATAAGGAAATGGAAGACCGTGCAGTTAACGTTCGTCGCTATGGACACAAGGAAACGCAGACAGTGAGTCTTGCAGACTTCAAAGAGCAAATCTTAGCAGATATTGCAAACTACTCCCGCGCCCCAAAAGATGCCTAG
- a CDS encoding DUF6261 family protein, with protein sequence MAQTYGVKSLTTTTLDNATFFQLMTESKDTISAFAKAHAKESVYHQQLEQLTKLLESYQVALTPKSASKTVKSLELADQERDDALTTLTSLIRAFSRVKDQGAKAAYETLSTVLKQYKVETTTSYEKESAGISQLLKALSNSACQEALEQLHLTLYVEQLSSAQASFDSAYKARLTEQKEVLPSQTKKLRAQLAEIYTFLVDFTAIMAHAYPDRAELADLRDQLNVIRSRYKKRKVTKTSEVASHETAI encoded by the coding sequence ATGGCACAAACCTATGGAGTAAAAAGTTTAACAACGACAACATTAGACAATGCAACCTTTTTTCAGTTGATGACAGAGAGTAAGGATACGATATCAGCCTTTGCCAAGGCTCATGCCAAAGAGAGCGTCTATCATCAGCAGTTGGAACAATTGACCAAGCTTTTAGAGAGCTACCAAGTCGCTCTGACCCCAAAAAGTGCGAGTAAGACCGTCAAGAGCTTGGAGCTGGCAGACCAGGAGCGAGACGATGCCTTGACCACGCTCACTAGCTTGATTCGAGCCTTTTCTCGGGTGAAAGACCAAGGAGCTAAGGCAGCCTATGAGACCCTATCCACGGTTCTCAAGCAGTACAAGGTTGAGACGACCACGAGCTATGAAAAAGAAAGTGCAGGGATTAGCCAATTGCTCAAGGCTCTTTCAAATAGTGCCTGCCAAGAAGCTCTTGAGCAGCTTCATCTGACACTCTATGTCGAGCAACTAAGCTCAGCACAAGCGAGTTTTGACAGTGCCTATAAGGCACGATTGACCGAGCAAAAGGAGGTGCTTCCGAGCCAGACCAAAAAACTCCGTGCCCAGCTAGCAGAGATTTACACCTTCTTGGTCGACTTTACAGCTATCATGGCTCATGCCTATCCAGACAGAGCCGAGCTTGCGGATCTCCGTGACCAGCTCAATGTCATCCGTTCCCGCTATAAGAAACGGAAAGTCACAAAGACCAGTGAGGTAGCCAGCCATGAAACTGCAATTTAA